A genomic segment from Sphingopyxis sp. DBS4 encodes:
- a CDS encoding 2OG-Fe(II) oxygenase, with translation MADNDHVDMQASGADRTAERLAAVPGIRRAPSPKLQQYMLARFLDADTCAALIALIDAKARPSTIADPNGDDAFRTSSTCDLDHRHPAVAAVNDRLHALTGIPLEYGEPLQGQRYDVGEEFKAHTDYFDPDGVDWETYCAIPGQRSWTLMIYLNEPAAGGATRFLSTGKLHQPETGKLLAWNNVRPDGTPNPETLHHGMKVRKGRKYIITKWFRERPWPWAEDELG, from the coding sequence ATGGCGGACAATGATCATGTCGACATGCAGGCCTCGGGCGCCGACCGCACTGCCGAGCGGCTCGCGGCGGTCCCCGGCATCCGGCGCGCGCCGTCCCCGAAGCTCCAGCAATATATGCTCGCGCGCTTCCTCGACGCCGACACCTGCGCCGCGCTGATCGCGCTGATCGACGCGAAGGCGCGGCCCTCGACGATCGCCGATCCCAATGGCGACGACGCTTTTCGCACCAGCTCGACCTGCGACCTTGACCATCGCCATCCGGCGGTCGCCGCTGTCAACGACCGGCTCCACGCCCTCACCGGCATTCCGCTCGAATATGGCGAGCCGCTCCAGGGCCAGCGCTACGACGTCGGTGAGGAGTTCAAGGCGCATACGGACTATTTCGACCCCGACGGTGTGGACTGGGAGACCTATTGCGCGATCCCCGGCCAGCGGAGCTGGACGCTGATGATCTATCTCAACGAGCCCGCCGCGGGCGGCGCGACGCGCTTCCTGTCGACCGGCAAGCTCCACCAGCCCGAAACGGGCAAGCTGCTCGCGTGGAACAACGTCCGCCCCGACGGCACCCCCAACCCCGAAACGCTCCATCACGGGATGAAAGTGCGCAAGGGGCGCAAATATATCATCACCAAATGGTTCCGCGAGCGGCCATGGCCGTGGGCCGAAGACGAGCTGGGCTGA
- a CDS encoding hemerythrin domain-containing protein, with the protein MTARTIDRDTAKRKPAAKAKVGAIAKAKAVAPGVAARIGSTPKTKFRGDPDIFGRLVEDHDRHRALLAMIEETEGKSPNRQTLFKELVKELKAHAAAEEQALWSSVLRDPETTDFARHAIAEHKEIDDMLGDLAARDMASPGWLRRFAALKEEYLHHVGEEEQEQFVAAEAHLSATDVRYMRRVFNRRKKEEKAVAKVERKIKLKP; encoded by the coding sequence ATGACGGCACGAACGATCGATCGCGATACGGCGAAGCGCAAACCCGCGGCAAAGGCGAAGGTCGGGGCCATCGCGAAGGCAAAGGCGGTCGCACCCGGCGTCGCGGCGCGGATCGGCAGCACGCCGAAAACAAAATTCCGCGGCGACCCCGATATTTTCGGCCGCCTCGTCGAGGATCACGACCGCCACCGCGCCCTGCTGGCGATGATCGAGGAGACCGAAGGCAAATCGCCCAATCGCCAGACGCTGTTCAAGGAACTGGTGAAGGAGCTCAAGGCCCACGCCGCGGCTGAGGAGCAGGCGCTGTGGTCGAGCGTGCTGCGCGATCCCGAAACCACCGACTTCGCGCGCCACGCGATCGCCGAGCATAAGGAGATCGACGACATGCTCGGCGACCTCGCCGCCCGCGACATGGCGTCGCCCGGCTGGCTGCGCCGGTTCGCCGCGCTGAAGGAGGAATATCTCCATCACGTCGGCGAGGAGGAGCAGGAACAGTTCGTGGCCGCCGAAGCGCATCTAAGTGCCACCGACGTCCGCTACATGCGCCGCGTCTTCAACCGGCGCAAAAAAGAGGAAAAGGCAGTCGCCAAAGTCGAGCGGAAGATCAAGCTCAAGCCCTGA